One Candidatus Schekmanbacteria bacterium genomic window, CGGCAATAGTAGTAACGCCCGGTATCGGATTTGGAAAATATGGCGAAGGATATTTCCGCATTGCCCTTACAAGCGACAAAGAGCGGTTGCAAGAAGCATGCAGAAGGTTGAAGAATTTAAAATTATAGTATGAATAAAGTTTATCTCAGTCTCGGGTCAAACTGCGGGAATAAAGAAGAAAACTTAAACTCTGCCATTGAAGAAATATCCAAGATAAAAAATACAGAGGTCAAAAAGATATCATCAAAATATTTGACTGAGCCGTATGGTTACGAAAGCTCTCAATGGTTCTTGAACTGCGCAGTCCTTATTGAAACTTCATTATTACCGGATGAGCTTTTAGAAGCCCTTTCCAGTATTGAAAAAAAATATGGTAGAACAAAGGAAAGAGAATCAGGTAAGGATAGGACGATTGATATTGATATTCTGCTCTATGAAAATAAAATAATAAATGAAAGGAATTTGGAAGTGCCTCATCCAAGAATGTGTGAAAGGAGATTTGTTCTCGAACCGTTGTCAGAAATTGCGTCTGAAATTATTCATCCTGTCAATGGAAAAAAGATTTCACATTTGCTTCAAATATGCAAAGATAGTAAAAAGGTATTGAAAAAATAAATCATAATTATAAAGCGTCGTCAAAAATGGCAGAAGAAAAAATAAGAATCCAAACATTGAAGAAGATGAAAGAGCGCGGTGAAAAAATTTCAATGCTTACTGCATATGATTTTCAGTTTGCGCGCCTTCTCGATGAAGCAGGAATTGAAGTTATCCTTGTGGGCGACAGCTTGGGCA contains:
- the folK gene encoding 2-amino-4-hydroxy-6-hydroxymethyldihydropteridine diphosphokinase, whose protein sequence is MNKVYLSLGSNCGNKEENLNSAIEEISKIKNTEVKKISSKYLTEPYGYESSQWFLNCAVLIETSLLPDELLEALSSIEKKYGRTKERESGKDRTIDIDILLYENKIINERNLEVPHPRMCERRFVLEPLSEIASEIIHPVNGKKISHLLQICKDSKKVLKK